The genomic interval TGCTGGTAAGGAGGATCTCACCTGCACCTAGTTTTAGTGCTGTCTTTGCCCATTCGATTGCATCAAGGCCTGTTTCTTTTTTGCCTCCATAGATAAAGACCTCAAACCAGAAGTTCTTGGCGCCATCAGAGAAGACATTTTTTCCATTTGAAATGTTGTAATTCCTTTTGGCATCAATTGCCACCACGACGCACTGTCTGCCAAATAGATCCATTAGTTCTGTTAGGATTTGCGGATTTTTTACAGCGCCCGTGTTGATTGCCACCTTGTCTGCACCGCAAAGCAAAATGTCTCGGGCGTGCTGAAGCGTCTTAACCCCACCGCCAACCGTAAATGGAATGTCAATTACCAGAGCCACTTTAGACACAAGCGATCTGATTGTTTCCCTTTGTTCCTGTGATGCAGTAATGTCCAAAAATACAAGCTCGTCTGCTCCTTCGTTGCTGTATTTTTGCGCCAGCTGTACTGGGTCTCCGGCGTCTTTGATGGATTCAAAGTTCAAGCCTTTTACAACCCTGCCATTTGCAACATCAAGGCATGGGATGATTCTCTTTGTTAGTGTCATGCTAGTTTTTTTGCCTCCTCGATTGTTATTTTGCCTTCGTATAGTGCCTTGCCCAAAATCACTCCATAAGCATTGCATTTTTTGACATCAGATACATCAGATGGTTTTGATATTCCCCCGCTTGCGATCACGTTGATGTTTTGCTTGCACGCCAGTACGAGATTTTCAAGGTCAGGTCCTTGCAACATTCCGTCTCTGGACACATTTGTGATTAGAAATTCCGTAAACCCAATGTTTGAGAATTCCTGAACTGCGTCAACTAGATTGGTTGTAGTTTTTTGTGTCCAACCATTTATCACTATGACGCCATTGTTGTGGTCTGCGGATATTACCAGATTTTTATGTCCAAGTTTGCCGCCTAGCTTGTTTACCAGTTCTGTGTCCTTGAATGCCAAAGTTCCAATGACCACTCTATCTGCAAAGTCAAGTGTACTGGATATGACATGCTCATCTCTCAAGCCGCCAGCAATCTGCACCGGTATTGATACTTCTTTTGCCATTTTTTGGATTAGTCCCAGATTTGATCCTAGTTGTAGCGTAGCATCAAGGTCTACAATATGGAGCATGTCCGCTCCTTGTTTTTCCCATTTTTTTGCAATTTCTCCTGGATTGTTGCTGTAGATGGTTTTGTTTTCTGGTTTGCCCTGTACTAGTCGTACCACTTTGCCATCCATTATATCGATTGCAGGAATTATCTTCACTTTTTGCACTCTCGCAGAAAATTCTGTATCATGAGCGAGCCGATTTTGCCGGATTTTTCCGGATGGAATTGTGTCCCGTAGAGATTGCCCTTGCTAATCACTGCTGGAACCTCGATTCCATAATCAGAATCAGCAACCACAACATCGTCGTCTTTTGGCTTTGCTCTATACGAGTGGACGAAATAGACCCAAGAATTATCCGGTACACCATCCAAAAGAGGATTTGATTTTTTGATTCTCATGCTGTTCCAGCCCATGTGGGGAATCTTGAACTTGTTTGGAAGTAATATCACGTCTCCCTCTATGGCGGCAAGTCCCATTTCCTTTCCTTCCTCGCTTTTTTCAAAAAACATCTCCATTCCAAGGCAAATCCCAAGCACTGGCATCTTGTCTTTTACATATTCCTGGAACGACACACTGGAATAATCTCGAACGCTTCGAATGGCCGGATCAAAATTGCCAACACCGGGCAGAATCAAACCGGAATAATTGTTTGCAACATCAAAGTTTGTTATTACATCGACTTGGGCATTTTGTTTTTCTAGTGCCACTTTGAGGCTAAAGATATTTCCTGCTCCGTAATCAAAAATGGCGAGCTTCATTACATTGAACCTTTTGTGCTTGGAATTCCTTTCTGCTTTTTGTCCAGATTTGACGCAGTTCTCAGTGCTACCGCTAGCGATTTGATTGCAGCTTCTATTTTGTGGTGGTCGTTTTCTCCGTACTTTACACTGATGTGGATGCAGCTGTTCAGGTTTTGGACTAGCGACGAGAAAAAGTGCTCAATGTCTTCTTTTGACATTCCCTCTATTTTTGATCGTTTTATTGAGAGATTGATTTTGCCGTATGGACGTCTTACTAGGTCAACAGAGGCTTCTGCTAGGGATTCATCCATTGGTACAGAAGAATAGCTGAATCTCGTAATGCCTGTTCTGCTTCCTAGCGCCTTGTCTATTGCGCTGCCAATTGCAATGCCCGTGTCTTCGATTAGGTGGTGCAGTATTCCATCGTTTGACTTTGCCTTTACAGAAAGATCAAGCATAGAATGTTTGCCAAACGATGTAATCAAGTGATCAAAAAAATCAATTCCTGTACTAATTGAGGTTTTTCCAGAACCATCGATGTTTACTTGGACTAGAATCGATGTTTCCTTTGTTTCACGGTTGATTTTGCTTGTTCTTGCCACAAATACAAAACCTAGTGCGCCAAATTTAATGCCTTTGGAATCAAGTCTATTGATTGTATTATGATGTCGGCATTATTTTTTTCAAAGAATCTCTTTTTGGAATTTGGGTTTTGGGAAG from Nitrososphaerota archaeon carries:
- the hisH gene encoding imidazole glycerol phosphate synthase subunit HisH, with translation MKLAIFDYGAGNIFSLKVALEKQNAQVDVITNFDVANNYSGLILPGVGNFDPAIRSVRDYSSVSFQEYVKDKMPVLGICLGMEMFFEKSEEGKEMGLAAIEGDVILLPNKFKIPHMGWNSMRIKKSNPLLDGVPDNSWVYFVHSYRAKPKDDDVVVADSDYGIEVPAVISKGNLYGTQFHPEKSGKIGSLMIQNFLRECKK
- the hisB gene encoding imidazoleglycerol-phosphate dehydratase HisB; this translates as MARTSKINRETKETSILVQVNIDGSGKTSISTGIDFFDHLITSFGKHSMLDLSVKAKSNDGILHHLIEDTGIAIGSAIDKALGSRTGITRFSYSSVPMDESLAEASVDLVRRPYGKINLSIKRSKIEGMSKEDIEHFFSSLVQNLNSCIHISVKYGENDHHKIEAAIKSLAVALRTASNLDKKQKGIPSTKGSM
- the hisF gene encoding imidazole glycerol phosphate synthase subunit HisF, which produces MTLTKRIIPCLDVANGRVVKGLNFESIKDAGDPVQLAQKYSNEGADELVFLDITASQEQRETIRSLVSKVALVIDIPFTVGGGVKTLQHARDILLCGADKVAINTGAVKNPQILTELMDLFGRQCVVVAIDAKRNYNISNGKNVFSDGAKNFWFEVFIYGGKKETGLDAIEWAKTALKLGAGEILLTSIDRDGTKDGYDLTLTKAIVDAVSIPVIASGGCGEPRHMLDVFKNTDVDAALAASIFHYETHSVDRVKEYLKENNTDVRL
- the hisA gene encoding 1-(5-phosphoribosyl)-5-[(5-phosphoribosylamino)methylideneamino]imidazole-4-carboxamide isomerase, with protein sequence MKIIPAIDIMDGKVVRLVQGKPENKTIYSNNPGEIAKKWEKQGADMLHIVDLDATLQLGSNLGLIQKMAKEVSIPVQIAGGLRDEHVISSTLDFADRVVIGTLAFKDTELVNKLGGKLGHKNLVISADHNNGVIVINGWTQKTTTNLVDAVQEFSNIGFTEFLITNVSRDGMLQGPDLENLVLACKQNINVIASGGISKPSDVSDVKKCNAYGVILGKALYEGKITIEEAKKLA